In Fusobacterium perfoetens, the following are encoded in one genomic region:
- a CDS encoding ABC transporter ATP-binding protein: MAGQKTIALQNINLEVKEGEFISIIGPSGCGKSTMLKIVSGLDNPTGGKIEFNENFDLNQYIGFVFQDSVLLPWKNVYDNAVFPLEIKKIKTKENLEKLEKLLAMAGLSDFKNSLPRELSGGMRQRVSIVRSLSYDPKLLLMDEPFGALDALTRDSLNIELLKIWEQTKKTILFVTHSIDEAVFLSSKVIVMSPRPGRIKEVLDIDLEYPRTVEIRNNPKFVEYTKYLREVLE, encoded by the coding sequence ATGGCAGGGCAAAAAACAATAGCTCTTCAAAACATTAATTTAGAGGTGAAAGAGGGAGAATTCATTTCAATTATTGGACCTTCAGGTTGTGGAAAATCTACAATGCTAAAAATAGTAAGTGGATTAGATAATCCTACAGGAGGAAAAATAGAGTTTAATGAAAATTTTGATTTAAATCAATATATAGGATTTGTATTTCAAGATTCTGTACTTCTTCCTTGGAAAAATGTGTATGATAATGCTGTTTTTCCATTAGAAATAAAAAAGATAAAGACAAAGGAAAATCTTGAAAAATTAGAAAAATTATTAGCTATGGCAGGATTATCAGATTTTAAAAACTCTCTTCCAAGAGAACTTTCAGGAGGAATGAGACAAAGAGTTTCAATAGTAAGATCTCTTTCTTATGATCCTAAGCTTTTATTAATGGACGAACCTTTTGGAGCATTAGATGCTTTAACTAGAGATTCATTAAATATAGAATTATTAAAAATATGGGAACAAACAAAGAAAACAATATTATTTGTAACTCATAGTATAGATGAAGCAGTATTCTTATCAAGCAAGGTAATAGTAATGTCACCTAGACCAGGAAGAATAAAAGAAGTATTAGATATTGATTTAGAATATCCTAGAACAGTTGAAATAAGAAATAACCCTAAATTTGTAGAATATACTAAATATTTAAGAGAGGTGTTAGAATAA
- a CDS encoding ABC transporter permease — MKKKIKKLFEGFSEYFISIAVFLIIWGIYVKVSGVAEYIVPSPIKVLKKLFEIIVEGQIWEHFFATSIIIFVGYFIGVFLGVFFGYIIEKCEILKDMLMPYLIFFQTAPKIALVPLFVIWFGLGLTSKLVLIVSMVFFPVMVATMVGINSVPKDMRNLMKILNGSKLQVLFKIELPHSMPMIFSGLKIGMVQAIIGAIVAEWISGKVGLGYVLIFASSTFDTTLLIAGIFFTIIVGIFYYEVVNILEKRILYWHESQRVEKE, encoded by the coding sequence ATGAAAAAGAAAATCAAAAAATTATTTGAAGGATTTTCTGAATATTTTATCTCTATTGCTGTATTTCTAATAATTTGGGGAATATATGTTAAAGTTAGTGGTGTGGCTGAATATATAGTGCCTTCTCCAATAAAAGTTTTAAAAAAATTATTTGAAATTATTGTAGAAGGGCAAATATGGGAGCATTTTTTTGCTACTTCAATTATAATTTTTGTGGGATATTTTATAGGTGTATTCCTAGGAGTATTCTTTGGATATATTATAGAGAAATGTGAGATTTTAAAAGATATGTTAATGCCATATTTAATATTTTTTCAGACAGCACCTAAGATTGCTTTAGTACCATTATTTGTTATCTGGTTTGGACTAGGGCTTACATCTAAGCTAGTTTTAATTGTATCAATGGTATTTTTCCCTGTTATGGTTGCTACAATGGTTGGAATAAATTCAGTACCAAAAGATATGAGAAATTTAATGAAAATATTAAATGGTAGTAAATTACAAGTTCTTTTTAAAATAGAGCTTCCTCATTCAATGCCGATGATTTTTTCTGGACTAAAAATAGGAATGGTTCAAGCAATTATTGGAGCTATAGTTGCTGAATGGATATCTGGAAAAGTAGGATTAGGTTATGTCTTAATATTTGCTTCTTCTACTTTTGATACGACTTTATTAATTGCTGGAATATTCTTTACGATTATAGTTGGAATATTTTATTATGAAGTTGTAAATATTTTAGAAAAGAGAATTCTTTATTGGCATGAGTCACAAAGAGTAGAAAAGGAGTAA